In Deltaproteobacteria bacterium, the genomic stretch GGCCCATGCGTCGGCTCGCAGGCGAGTTCCAGGCGGTCGCGCGCGGCCACCAGCACCAGATCTTCCACGATCGCTACGGCGGTCCCACCGGCGACGTCGCGCGGGCGGCCAACGCCGCCCACGAGGCCTTGCGCGCGGCCTACCTGGCGGAGCTCGAGATCGACGAGGAGGTCAGCGAGGACGCCGGCGCCGCGACGCGCCAGCGCCCGAAGACGATGCGTGGCCGCAAGCTGACCCGTTCGGTGCGCAAGGTCGAGGACGATCCGCGCGAGACCAACGTGACCGCGCGACAGGATGCGAACGCCGAGCCCGCGGCCGAGCCGAGCGCATCGACGCGACTGCCCGAGCGACCCGCGAATGCGCCCGCCACCAACCCACCGCCGGCGCGGCGGCCGACGCCGATCGCGGCGCAGCCGGCCTCACCCATGGCCTCGCCATCGGCCTCACCCGCAGCCGCGCCGACGCCCCCGCGAAGCCCTGCCCCCGCCGCGCCGCGTGCCGTCGCGCCCCCGCGCGCCGCGACGCCGGTGAGCGTGCCGCCGGCCCGCCCGGCGACCACCGAGCCGGTCCCCGCGCCACCGCTCGCGACGCCGCCCGCCGACGCCGGCGACGACGACGACGATCGCACGCGATACCACCGCGAGGTCTTCGAGGAGTTCCTGCAGATCAAGATCGCCTGCGGTGAGAACGTCGAGGGCTTCACGTTCGACAAGTTCGCCCGCAAGCTGGCGAAGAACACCCAGGACATCCTCGAGAAGCACAGCGACGTGCGCGACGTGCAGTTCACGGTCTACGTGAAGGACGGCAAGGCCGCCCTCAAGGCCAAGGTCATCCGCGGAGGCGGTGCGTGACACTGCTGAAGATCGCCCAGATCGGCGCGCCGGTGCTGCGTGAGCGCGCCCGCGAGGTCGAGCGCGAAGAGCTGCGCAGCGCGCCCTTCCAGCAGTTCATCGACGACCTCGTCGAGACCATGCGCGACGCGAACGGAGCTGGGCTCGCGGCCATCCAGGTGCATCGCCCCGTGCGCGTGTGCGTGATGGAGGTCGACGGCAACCCGCGCTATCCGTACAAGCCGAAGATCCCGCTCACCATCCTCGTGAACCCGGTGCTGACGCCGCTGTCCGAGGAGCGCTTCGACAACTACGAGGGCTGCTTGTCGGTGCCCGACCTGCGCGGGGTGGTGTCGCGCTTCGCCGAGCTGCGCGTGCAGGCGTGGGACCGCGACGGCAACGCCATCGACCGCGAGGTCCGGGGCATCACCGCTGGGACGTTTCAGCACGAGGTCGATCACCTCGACGCCACACTGTTCATCGATCGCGTGACCGATCCGCGAACGTTGTGCATTTGGAAGGAATTCGCCCGCCATCGCGAGGCCGACTTCCGCGCCCAGGTCGAACGCGTCGTCGCGCGCTACGGCTCCTGAGCCGTGCCCGAGGCCGCCGCGGGCGGCACCGCGGCGCATGGCATGCTATGGTCGCTGCCGAAGCTCCGTCGTGCGAGAGGTCGGCCGCAAGTCCCTGGCGATGATCGGATCGGCGGTGCTCCACGCCGCGCCGGTGGTGTGGGGCATGCTGTCGATGGCGCCACACATCGAGGTCGACCTCGAGCTCGAGTTCACGGAGGTCGAGCTGATCGACCCGGACACCATCCAGGGCGCGATGCCCGAGGCGCCCAAGCAGGCGCCCGTGGTCGCTCCGCCGCCGCCCGAGGTGAAGCCGCCCGCGCCCGCCACCGAGCCGACCCCCGAACCACCCAAGCCCGAGCCGCCCAAGCCCGAGCCGCCCAAGGAGCCCGAGCGCGACCTCGGCGGTCAGAAGCACTCCAAGGTCGACGAGCTCGGCCCGACCAACAGCACCTACTTCGTGATGTTGGTGCCGAAGAAGATCCGCAAGCTCAGCTTTGCCGAGCAGGCGCTCGATGTCATGGCCCCGCTGCCGGACTTCGAGTACCTCATCACCGCCGGCGGCTTCGATGCGCTGCGGGATTTCGACCACATCGTGATCGCCAGCCCCGATCTGCGTGACTGGCGACAGACCTTCCTCGCGGTCGACTATCGGATGTCGCGCGACGAGGTCCAGCGAGGCATCGAGCGCGCGGCCGCGGCCAACGACGAGTCGATCGAGTGGATCGAGGAGAACGGCATCATCCGCGGCAACCCCAAGCCGCTCGATGGCTCGCCCGACGTCGACAACCGCTGGTTCGTCCTGCTCGAGGACCACATCGCGGTCTACGTGCGCGACGAGTTCCTGCGCCACATCATCGCGCCCGAGCCCGGCGACGAGAAGACTGCGGGCAACTTCGTGGCCAACCTCGTGAAGCTGCGCAGCTTTGCCGCCCGTCAGCCCACCGCCGGGCTGCAGGTCGTGATGAAGGACCTGCGAGCGTCGCTCAAGCGCGCCAAGCTGCCGTTCACGGTGCCCGACGGCATCGAGCTCTCGGCCGAGGCCACCGAGGATCCCGAGCTGCTGGTGCGGGTCGAGTTCAGCGAGATCGTCGACGCCAAGGCCTTCGAGAAGTTCTGGCGCGAGGACGTCGGCAAGCTGTTCGACAGCCGCATCGAGCTCAAGCTGGTGAAGGGGATCATCTACGACCCCGTCGAGCTCGCGCGCAAGAACACCGACGTGCAGATGTGGTCGCGCTTCGACGCCAAGCAGGCCAAGATGATCCTCGGCATCATCGCGGACAACAACGCCAAGTACCTCCGCAAGACCCCCGAGCAGCTCGCCGAGCTCCGGCGTCAACGCCAGGAGAACTGGCTCAAGCGCAACAAGGGCAAGCTGCCGCCCTCGGCGCTCGGTGGTGGCGACGACGAGCCCAAGCCCGAGCCGCCCGCGCCAGCGCCAGCGCCAGCGCCAGCGCCGTGAGGCCGAGCGGCCGCCGGCGCCACTTTAACGCGCGGGTGTGCGTGAGCCCGCGCGGGCGCGAGGCGGGCACGCCCGCCGATGTGATGGGTCCCACGCGTGACAGGCAGCGCCGGCACGCCGGGACTGCGAAGTCGAACGAATCGTCGATGAAGGAGGACGCAAGGGCCGCCATGTACGCCGGTGGAGTACGCCGATGGGCGGCAGTGGGTGTGGAGCGAGCGGACGAGGCCTGGTGCGCCGACGCGCATGCGCCCACGGCGGAGACCCGCCGATGGGCACGACCGGATCGTTCGCGCTACACTGTCGCATCTCGTAGGCCGAGGGACCGGAACCGACGCCGACAAGACACGTGGATCGACACCACGAAGGATGATGGATCATGGGCACCGTAGCGCAGGACGAAGAGAAGGAACGCGACCCCTCCGAGACGTCGGGCTACGCCGACATCATGGAGATCGCGCAATCGCTCGGGATCGAGGACGACGAGATCGCCGCCAGCTCGGACGACGACGACGACGACCTCGATGATGGTGCCGGCACAGGCTATGGCGGAGCCGCGGCCGCGGCGCTGATCGGTGACGCGGCCCTCGAGGCGCCGCCGCCGGTCGCAGCCAACACCACGCGACCGACCAGCGAGAGCAAGCCCCCACCACCGCCGCCGCCGAAGCCGAAGACCGGCGAGGTGCCCAAGGCCGAGGCCGCCGCCGACGCGCCCAAGCCCGAAGCGAAGGCGGACGCCAAGCCGGAGCCCAAGGCCGAAGCCAAGCCCGAATCCAAGGTGGAGTCGAAGCCAGTCGCCGCCGCCGTCTCGCTCGCCGAGGTCGCGCCGAAGGCCGAGCCCAAGTCCGCCACC encodes the following:
- the def gene encoding peptide deformylase, with amino-acid sequence MTLLKIAQIGAPVLRERAREVEREELRSAPFQQFIDDLVETMRDANGAGLAAIQVHRPVRVCVMEVDGNPRYPYKPKIPLTILVNPVLTPLSEERFDNYEGCLSVPDLRGVVSRFAELRVQAWDRDGNAIDREVRGITAGTFQHEVDHLDATLFIDRVTDPRTLCIWKEFARHREADFRAQVERVVARYGS